In one Yarrowia lipolytica chromosome 1A, complete sequence genomic region, the following are encoded:
- a CDS encoding uncharacterized protein (Compare to YALI0A19096g, similar to Saccharomyces cerevisiae HTD2 (YHR067W); ancestral locus Anc_5.341, weakly similar to to uniprot|Q89E40 Bradyrhizobium japonicum Hypothetical cytosolic protein), protein MLRQFIRSYSTASSSTASSIAALKARAPWRKLDYVSPTQSQMLKTSISHLFQQPEKQFQVGDAVPPGFHMAYFNPCDPEPTLASDGYSEQQAPGEPYVNRMWLGGSVEFHKGRQLSMGEQSTCSESLVQVREPGSSTSGDKLLVTIQRDLRNDSAPAEEPAVTEKRTLIYMKAETGQKRGATFEKIISPPDRATHSVSFVPSSTLLFRYSALTFNGHKIHYDPDYAREVESLPAVIVHGPLTVTLMLTWMNGVIQKDLPGKRIAAFEYKNVLPLFCNNELTLRCKPLMNSDGYKVWIENHHQSLCMNGTVKVE, encoded by the coding sequence ATGCTACGACAGTTCATCCGTTCTTACTCTACAGCGTCATCAAGCACAGCCAGCTCAATTGCAGCGCTCAAGGCTCGGGCTCCTTGGAGAAAGCTCGATTATGTCTCTCCCACCCAATCTCAGATGCTCAAGACTTCCATCAGTCATCTATTCCAGCAGCCCGAAAAGCAGTTTCAGGTGGGTGATGCCGTGCCTCCGGGCTTCCACATGGCCTACTTCAACCCCTGCGACCCTGAACCCACCCTCGCATCCGACGGGTACTCTGAACAACAGGCTCCAGGCGAACCATATGTCAACCGCATGTGGCTGGGAGGCTCTGTGGAGTTCCACAAGGGACGGCAGCTGTCCATGGGTGAACAGTCCACATGTTCCGAATCTCTGGTTCAGGTGAGAGAGCCCGGATCAAGCACATCAGGTGATAAGCTGCTGGTTACGATCCAGAGAGATCTCAGAAACGATTCTGCTCCGGCCGAAGAGCCTGCTGTCACTGAGAAACGAACTCTCATTTATATGAAGGCCGAAACGGGTCAGAAACGAGGTGCTACCTTTGAAAAGATAATCTCCCCTCCGGATAGAGCTACCCACTCTGTGTCCTTTGTTCCCTCTTCAACACTGCTGTTCCGGTACTCAGCGCTGACCTTCAATGGACACAAGATTCATTATGACCCCGATTATGCTCGAGAAGTGGAGTCTTTGCCTGCTGTCATCGTGCATGGACCTCTTACCGTGACTCTCATGCTGACCTGGATGAACGGCGTCATTCAGAAGGATCTGCCCGGCAAGCGTATTGCTGCTTTTGAGTACAAGAACGTGCTCCCCCTGTTCTGCAACAATGAGCTGACGTTGCGATGCAAGCCTCTCATGAACTCGGACGGATACAAGGTCTGGATCGagaaccaccaccaaagTCTCTGCATGAATGGTACTGTAAAGGTGGAGTAG
- a CDS encoding uncharacterized protein (Compare to YALI0A19118g, no similarity): MSFRLKCLKRRMSQIQPLIQVLAHLHNINYSADSLDPELWDKLYSLPIAMNSSIQSEMFEECDYEPSQNFLNQMPIILPREALDNLMKSECVADFFVTLIRYVYPHIGPLLCHFSNMETDVEKVRMMRVFFQKDNWADVADFMNNFYYGALVVALSPTNFRSHRFETWFAETYLLELLTPICNYLRVQYGKPQRRLNQY; the protein is encoded by the coding sequence ATGTCTTTTCGGCTAAAATGCTTGAAACGGCGCATGTCGCAGATCCAGCCGCTCATCCAGGTGCTGgcccatctccacaacaTCAACTATTCGGCAGACTCCCTAGACCCAGAGTTGTGGGACAAGTTATACTCGTTGCCCATTGCCATGAATTCGAGTATTCAGAGCGAGATGTTCGAGGAGTGTGACTACGAGCCCTCGCAGAACTTTCTCAACCAGATGCCCATCATCTTGCCCCGAGAAGCCTTGGACAATCTCATGAAGTCTGAGTGTGTGGCAGATTTCTTTGTCACTCTCATCAGATATGTGTATCCCCACATTGGCCCACTACTGTGTCACTTTTCCAACATGGAGACCGATGTTGAGAAAGTCCGCATGATGCGCGTCTTCTTCCAAAAAGACAACTGGGCCGACGTCGCCGACTTCATGAACAACTTCTACTATGGCGCTCTGGTAGTTGCATTGTCTCCAACTAACTTCAGATCTCATCGTTTCGAAACGTGGTTTGCAGAGACATATTTGCTGGAACTACTCACACCCATCTGCAACTATCTTCGGGTCCAATATGGCAAACCACAACGTCGGCTTAATCAGTACTAG
- a CDS encoding uncharacterized protein (Compare to YALI0A19140g, similar to Saccharomyces cerevisiae YLR003C; ancestral locus Anc_5.228, similar to uniprot|Q07897 Saccharomyces cerevisiae YLR003c) produces the protein MAFTASDELDDGLAYTFDTHSDTEAADLAPLEDEEEEIVKTKKRVLPESNGDKPQKKKKKTKNESAVEKKKEKAENYSQAKVELALKDSAMIADFIAAKVRAKNPDLSNIEINELTISEKQIKETASWRTPRVDDKLARFLEKNACDKWTIVLSISAIRVCDVHRNLKPLKAGSIKFIKKNTIKNDTIAVEKTQASVGVATPGRLLRLLDSKVLTPKDIKAIVVESTYLDSKKNSVWDLEETIPAIKRVLDESDAKVMLY, from the coding sequence ATGGCATTCACAGCTTCGGATGAACTAGACGACGGCCTTGCATACACCTTTGACACACACTCGGACACGGAGGCTGCGGATCTGGCTCCTcttgaggacgaggaggaggagattgtcaaaACCAAGAAGCGAGTTCTGCCCGAGTCCAACGGAGACAAgccccagaagaagaagaagaagaccaagaacgAGTCCGCggtcgagaagaagaaggagaaggccgaAAACTACAGCCAGGCCAAGGTCGAACTTGCCCTCAAAGATTCCGCCATGATTGCGGACTTCATTGCCGCCAAGGTGCGAGCCAAGAACCCCGATCTTTCCAACATTGAGATCAACGAGCTGACCATCAGCGAGAAGCAAATCAAGGAGACGGCCTCATGGCGAACTCCTCGAGTCGATGACAAGCTGGCCCGAtttctggagaagaatgCATGTGACAAGTGGACCATTGTGCTGTCCATCTCCGCCATTCGGGTGTGTGACGTGCACCGAAACCTCAAGCCTCTCAAGGCCGGCAGCATCAAGttcatcaagaagaacactATCAAAAATGACACTATTGCCGTCGAGAAGACCCAGGCATCTGTGGGTGTTGCTACCCCTGGCCGTCTGTTGAGATTGCTGGACAGCAAGGTGCTGACTCCCAAGGATATCAAAGCCATTGTTGTGGAGAGCACCTATTTGgactccaagaagaactcTGTttgggatctggaagagACCATTCCTGCTATCAAGCGAGTTCTGGACGAATCTGACGCCAAAGTTATGTTGTACTAG
- a CDS encoding uncharacterized protein (Compare to YALI0A19162g, no similarity), with protein sequence MFFDSPPLSSLLLSHQIKFHQSNHCETRCCDLYSQDMDQPVKTPLRRGSSPSGPNSSVKRQRLNHETPNKTPNRLPNTPNQMMVAATPRTNRVKQRLAQAAATPRRVREDTGRQMTPRDILRALSRVMVREKQAIDEEDRIAGSGSKERETEESQDASPTSARSRLSGRLSERLSGRLSDATGMMGQLSMGSPTPDGAVGVGDVSMMSARSVELHRRVSVMSRLSNATRISDIFHTTNGAEEEVDGGQTPISLTPFKQGEMLPEMDLEFGEEIGNDMAASSDEDFGGAVMDYDGPEDEGGEENNEPVSDAEAPFSPPPEGFVSDDVVGDVVDEVVDEEMALSQPVETMPDVNIELDSPEEDPVPQDDPILFSDEEVPTQPTKKPAARRPRRKRATADLPPSILPRPFLKSLVASITGDNVDKSVIEELVTSSEMFFDQAADDLAAYTDHCKRKTVEPKDVTQLMRRQRLINNSSDVLPLAQRHLPAELIAELSDVFTIRAPKRKSKKTKEAEEEEEVEEETIGEITEDHI encoded by the coding sequence ATGTTTTTTGACAGTCCGCCACTTTCCTCCTTATTGCTTAGTCATCAGATAAAGTTCCATCAGTCTAACCACTGCGAGACGCGATGTTGTGATCTTTATTCTCAGGATATGGACCAACCTGTGAAAACACCGTTAAGACGAGGCTCGTCTCCGTCGGGACCGAATAGCTCGGTCAAGCGACAAAGACTTAACCATGAAACGCCCAACAAAACGCCAAACCGACTACCGAACACGCCCAACCAGATGATGGTGGCGGCGACTCCGCGAACCAACCGCGTGAAACAACGACTGGcacaagcagcagccactCCTCGACGTGTCCGAGAAGACACCGGTCGACAAATGACACCCCGTGATATCCTCAGAGCTCTATCACGCGTGATGGTGCGTGAGAAACAGGCCATAGATGAGGAGGATCGGATAGCTGGCTCAGGGAGTAAGGAACGAGAGACTGAAGAGTCACAAGATGCTTCGCCGACTTCTGCCCGATCTCGACTATCCGGCCGACTGTCGGAACGGCTTTCAGGTCGTCTTTCAGACGCCACAGGCATGATGGGACAACTCAGTATGGGTTCTCCTACACCTGATGGAGCTGTGGGAGTAGGAGATGTGTCCATGATGTCTGCTCGTTCTGTGGAGTTGCACAGACGGGTCAGTGTCATGTCTCGACTGTCTAATGCGACGCGTATCAGTGACATCTTCCACACTACCAATGGtgctgaagaggaggtggatGGTGGCCAGACGCCAATATCCCTGACGCCATTCAAGCAAGGCGAGATGCTTCCCGAGATGGATCTGGAGTTTGGAGAAGAGATTGGTAATGATATGGCTGCAAGCAGCGACGAGGACTTTGGAGGAGCAGTCATGGACTACGATGGACCAGAAGATGAGGGGGGAGAAGAGAATAATGAACCTGTTTCTGATGCTGAGGCTCCGttctcaccaccaccagagGGTTTTGTTTCGGATGAcgtggttggtgatgtagTGGACGAGGTTGTCGATGAAGAGATGGCACTCAGTCAGCCAGTCGAGACCATGCCAGATGTCAATATCGAACTCGACTCGCCTGAAGAAGATCCTGTGCCACAAGACGATCCCATTCTGTTTTCTGACGAAGAAGTGCCTACCCAACCTACAAAGAAGCCTGCTGCCCgcagaccaaggaggaaacGTGCTACAGCAGACCTGCCCCCTTCTATCCTCCCTCGTCCCTTCTTGAAATCATTGGTGGCCTCTATCACCGGAGACAATGTGGATAAGAGCGTCATTGAAGAGCTAGTCACCTCCTCAGAAATGTTCTTCGACCAGGCCGCAGATGACCTAGCAGCTTATACAGACCATTGCAAGAGGAAGACAGTGGAACCAAAAGATGTGACACAATTGATGAGACGACAGAGGCTCATTAACAACTCTTCTGATGTGCTCCCTCTAGCCCAGAGACATCTTCCGGCCGAATTGATAGCAGAGCTTTCAGATGTCTTCACTATCAGAGCTCCTAAACGAAAAtcgaagaagaccaaggaggccgaggaggaagaagaggttgaagaagaaacaaTCGGAGAGATCACCGAGGACCACATATAA
- a CDS encoding uncharacterized protein (Compare to YALI0A19184g, weakly similar to CAGL0D03916g Candida glabrata, similar to Saccharomyces cerevisiae PIH1 (YHR034C); ancestral locus Anc_5.317): protein MTVWYDVCSHFNFTLLEINQQSRFLAITSSQAMVTIHPTPVYAIKTRLATSAKGKQQGTKVFLNVCYDSNVPSPDTPFGPETLRNLEQGIDWHMPVVLGKERKDTDNKKQLCYVWDCVVSLSVLEASMSSIEVKSLLIETCMGLVEMNYGLVLSREFTLPNLTAKGTPAAIKLRAEGDEGVSGEDVDMGSSSETSSCEASSSSDDNMADDIDAVAGNILQSRGDDPVAKNKSKTKPDDTPMPMPPGMEWKPDVLDKVSMDKEQREKERLVEEVKSAGSNKNFIITRSIRKFKPKTPDTQNPPAFEIEVVFDPTADMTCELVQKGSNLELVGKDGKYTVPLFKSMLKAKFEAYLVQKEHIMWIFVWPTV, encoded by the coding sequence ATGACTGTCTGGTATGATGTATGTTCCCATTTCAACTTTACACTATTAGAAATAAATCAACAATCAAGGTTCCTCGCTATAACATCATCTCAAGCAATGGTCACGATACACCCGACGCCAGTGTATGCTATTAAGACACGATTGGCAACCTCCGCAAAGGGCAAGCAACAAGGAACCAAGGTCTTTCTCAACGTCTGTTACGACTCCAATGTTCCTAGCCCCGATACTCCGTTTGGACCAGAAACTCTTCGCAACCTAGAGCAGGGCATCGACTGGCACATGCCTGTGGTGCTGGGcaaggagcgaaaggaCACCGATAACAAAAAGCAACTGTGTTACGTGTGGGACTGTGTGGTGTCTCTGTCGGTTCTGGAGGCCTCCATGTCGTCCATTGAGGTCAAGTCTCTCTTGATCGAGACATGCATGGGGTTAGTGGAGATGAACTATGGGCTAGTTCTGAGCAGAGAATTCACACTGCCCAATCTCACGGCCAAGGGCACGCCGGCAGCAATCAAACTCAGGGCCGAGGGCGACGAGGGGGTCTCGGGTGAAGACGTTGACATGGGATCGTCTTCAGAGACGTCATCATGCGAGGCATCATCCTCGTCAGATGATAACATGGCAGATGATATTGATGCTGTTGCAGGCAACATTCTGCAGTCTCGTGGAGATGATCCGGTGGCAAAGAACAAGTCAAAGACAAAGCCGGATGATACACCCATGCCTATGCCTCCAGGTATGGAGTGGAAGCCTGATGTCTTGGATAAGGTGAGCATGGATAAGGAGCAACGGGAGAAGGAAAGACTTGTGGAAGAAGTCAAGTCTGCGGGATCAAACAAGAATTTCATCATCACACGCTCGATCCGAAAATTCAAGCCCAAAACCCCCGACACACAAAACCCTCCTGCCTTCGAAATAGAAGTGGTCTTTGATCCCACAGCAGATATGACCTGTGAGCTCGTACAGAAGGGCTCTAACCTGGAGCTGGTCGGAAAAGACGGAAAATACACGGTCCCCCTGTTTAAAAGCATGTTGAAGGCCAAGTTCGAAGCATATCTTGTTCAAAAGGAGCATATCATGTGGATTTTCGTTTGGCCCACGGTTTAA